The Thiovulum sp. ES genome contains the following window.
CCACAGACTCTTCTTTTAATAATCGTTTCATTTTATGACTGTCTTTACTGATATTATGAACAGAAGACAAATATTCAATTAGTTCGTATTCTGTTTCAATATTTGAGAGGCTTTTCATTAGTTGGATAGCTTTAACTACTCTTAGTCTTATTGTGCTGTTACTTAGATAAGATATATCCCCCACAATTGAGAAGGTCTTTAAGAAATAATATTTATGAGAAGTGTTAGCTAAAGCTGTTGGCAACATAGTGTGTAAGTCCTCACGAACCTTATTAGGAGATTTTTCAGGTCTCTGAGACAATAATTGTAATTTCTTTAACCCAGAATGCACTCGTTTTGAAACTCCTAGTTGAGATAGACCGAATAGTTCTCCAATTTTCTGTTGAGATATTCCAAGATATAAATTCAAATAGATGAAATTTACCTCAATATAATATAAATCCTCTGATAACTGTTTAAAGAGAGGGAACTCTTCTTTTATTAAGTCCTTTAAAAGCTCTATTCCCTCTCTTGAAGCTGAAGATATATTGTCTAAATTATTTACCCACATGTCTCTCCTTAGATTACAACTGAATACAATTCAGTTGTAAGATTGCAGTATATAAGCTTCCCCTGATAAAATACATAGGATGTATATCTAGTGTAGATAAGAGTATCTCTGTAATAGAATGTAATTTTATTTACAGTTTTTCCTGTTTTCATAAGGGGTTCTGTGTAAATAAAATTACATCTCTGAAATGTCTTTATATGTAATGACTTGTGGAATTTAGGTAGATAAGCACCTTATTGTGCTTATCTATAAAGGAGAAGATAAGTGTTAGAAGAACTTACACTTAAGATAAAACAAAACTTAGTATTTAGTTACAGATAGACTATCCAGACCTTTTAGAGCTGAACTTTGTTGGTAGCTAGTAACAGAAGAAGTAAAGAAGTTCTGCTTTAAGTCCCCTTTATCGTCTGACATCTTTTCTAGATTTATGTAAGGATTTTTCACTGCACCATAGACTGTATCTAGCCCTAAAGACTTTAATCTTCTGTTAGCTAAATGTTTAGTATAGGCTTCAATAGTATTAGTAGTCATGCCGACTATTTTGTTTCCTATAATGTGGTTAGCCCACTCAATTTCTGAATTTACAGCTGTGTCTATTATTCCATATATAATAGCCTCGTCCCACATGTCAGAATGCTCGTTTCTGATAGTTACTAATATATTACGAAAGAGAGCAACATGTTGTAGCTCGTCTTTATTTATATGTCGTATCCCGTCAGCTGTGTTAGGCATAAGTCCTTTACTAGCTAACAAATAGAAGAAAATGAACCCGTTATAGAAGAACAGACCCTCTAACACATAGATAGACACCACCGCTCTGAAGAAGTTCTCTGGAGTTTGATTGTCCAGAAAGTTCTGGAATGATTTAGCTATTGAAGAAACCCTATTATAGAGGTGTTTATTAGTTCTCCAGTAATCATATACTGCTTCTCGTTCCTCAGCAGGGATAATAGTTTCAATCTGTGTTCCGTATGACTTACTATGTAAAGCTTCGTCCCTTGATTGTAGATTAAATAGAACATTTACCTCTGGAGCTGTAATATATAAAGAGATGATAGAAGGATTGTAAGAATTAATAGAGTCAAGAAAGACTAGATAGCTAGTAATTCCTTTATAAGCTTCCCACTCTGCTTCTGTTAGCTTAGATATGTTAGCAACATCTCCTGCATAGTTTATATCTGATACCTGCCAGTTGTTAGACTCCATAACTTCCCACAGTTCGTCTGCCCACTTATATTTGGTGTTGTTGAAGTTATTCAAATTAGTGGTATTTCCGTGGAGTAAAGACCTCTCTTTTAAAGAGTCTGACCCTACGGGATTAAATAGCTTTTTCTGTTTCATAGATTTCCTTTAGTATGTATTTACCCTGAACATGATAGACACTCTTTTTTTTCTGACTCTACTGCACCTGGAGTTACGCTCCGAACATAATAGATAGACTTGAGACCTGATTTCCAAGACTTTACAAATAAGTCTAAGTAGTCTTGAGCAGTTACTTCCTGATTCAAGTCGAATATGAACTCTGAGCTTATCCCTGTATCCACCCACTTCTGTATAGCAGAAAGCACAGATATAATCTTCTCTCTAGGAATATGTCTAGAAGACTTGTAATACCACTGCTTTTCCCGAATATACTTAGCATGTTTTACTACAATATTTGTTCCGTCTTTCTCTATAAAGATAGGCTTATAGACAGGTAACACAGAAGCTGTTACTCCTTGGATTATAGCAGTAGATGTGTTAGGAGCAATAGCAGATAAAGCTCCGTTTGCAATTCCGTATTTAGCTAAATCCTTATAAATCTTAGACCACCTAGATTTAAATTTAGAGACATTTAACATCTCGTCTTTACTTTTACCTAAAATAACTCCGTTATCCCACTGAGACCCCTCGTATAACTCATAGCTACCATATCTTTTTACTAACTCAATTGAAGTTTCAATACTATTTATAGCAATATTTTCAAAGAGTTCATCCACATGTTCTGCACTGTTCTCATAGCTAATATTGTTCTTAGCTAAATAATCGTGAAGACCTAACTGCCCTAGCCCAATAACTCTTAAGCTCTTATTATATCGTTCAGTTTCAAGGGTGGGTGTGCTAGTTAAATCTAAAGTGCTATTTAATAGTCTGATAACTTTTCTAGTTAGACGGTATATATCTTCTTTATCATCAGCATTAGCTAAATTCACTGACATTAAGTTACAAACATGACTTAAACCTGTATCATATTCAATAGCTGATTTATCTCCTGATGAGGTTCTTTTAAAGTTCTTAGACTCAATGGTCGGTCCGAAAGACTCCACACATAAATTAGCATTGTGTATGGGAGCTACATGAATGTTAGGATTATACTTATTAGCAGTGTCTTTGAAGAAGATATATGGTAAGCCTTTACTGAACCACCGCTCAATAATTATTCGCACTAACCATAAAACCTCGTATTTCCTATATATAGATATGTTACCTTTCTCAGCTTCTGTTACTAAAAATTTATAAGCTTCTCTGAACTCGTTACCTATAAGTAAGTCCAGTCTATAAGAATATTTAGTTTCAATTTCATAAGGGTCGAAAACATACCAAGTTTCACCAGATAGTAAGACTTCCATAAAATAGTCTGTTACAATAATCTGAGGGAATATGTCTTTAGCTTTTCTCCGCTCATCTCCTGATATAGTCTGAATGTCTAAAAAATCAACTATATCATAATGATATATAGGTAGTGCTATGGATATTGACCCTGACCTCCTACCTAACTGATCCACAGCAATAGCAGTATCATTGAATATCTTAGCCCAAGGAATAGTTCCTTTAGCTGTGTTAGGAATTTTTCTAATCCAAGAAGATTTAGCCCGTATCCTAGAGAAATCCATACCTACTGCACCTCCTTCTCGTGTTACATCACCAAACTGCCATATGCTATGAGCAATTCCGTCCCAACTGTCATCAACCTTTGTAGTAAAACAACTGCTTAGACTAGCATTAGGTTTAAGGATTTCATATTGAGGAGTAGCAGGGCTTATCTTTCTATCTGCTAAATCTTCATAGTCTGATAAGACCTGTTTCATACGGTCTGTCTCTGGTTCTCTAGCATTCCAAGCTAGAGACATCAATAGAAATCTTTCTTGAGGTAGTTCATAGATATTCCCATTATAGGAAAATAGGTAGCTATCATTAACCAGCTTATTTATAGCACTGTAATCGTAATACATATCCTTTACAGGATTTAACCATGTTCCTGCAAGAGATATTTCCTTGTCAGAGTAATGTTCAAATAAGTAGTCAGTGTATATGCCTTTCTGAACCCCTTGCTTATATGTATATAAAAAATCTAAAGGGTATCCTATATCGTTTTGACCTCTATTAGAAGAAACCTGTTTATATAAGTTCTGTAATTGTAGCCGACCTGCTACCAAATACCATCCAAGAGTTTCATACCAATTATCGTTATCAACTAGATTTATCGCCTTAATTACTAACTCTTTCTGAAGTCTTTCCGTAGATATTTTATCAAACAAAATAGATTCTATGTGAGACATTAATGAGGTCTCTGTGTAATCTGTATCTGTTAAAGCCCAACTCACAGCTTTACGAATTTTCTCAATAGATAAGGTTTCAATAGTTCCGTCTCTCTTCTTAACTGATAAGTTCTTTGTTTTCAATGTGTTAGCCTTTAATCAGTCTAAAATAATATTCTATATTATAGACATAAAATATTAGACCATAAGCCTTCAGCTCCTCTTTTATCTCTCTTAAAGAAGTTATATCTCTTGACTCTTCGATATAAGTTTCATTGTCCCCTAATAGATAAGAGTGTAAATTATCAGAATTCTGTTCTAAAAGAGTTTCGTAAGACTTTTTTACACTCTTTAAGAGTGAGGCATCTGAACCACCTATCTTCAATATTGAAGTTCGACTTGTATATCTCAA
Protein-coding sequences here:
- a CDS encoding ribonucleotide reductase, beta subunit (PFAM: Ribonucleotide reductase, small chain), with the translated sequence MKQKKLFNPVGSDSLKERSLLHGNTTNLNNFNNTKYKWADELWEVMESNNWQVSDINYAGDVANISKLTEAEWEAYKGITSYLVFLDSINSYNPSIISLYITAPEVNVLFNLQSRDEALHSKSYGTQIETIIPAEEREAVYDYWRTNKHLYNRVSSIAKSFQNFLDNQTPENFFRAVVSIYVLEGLFFYNGFIFFYLLASKGLMPNTADGIRHINKDELQHVALFRNILVTIRNEHSDMWDEAIIYGIIDTAVNSEIEWANHIIGNKIVGMTTNTIEAYTKHLANRRLKSLGLDTVYGAVKNPYINLEKMSDDKGDLKQNFFTSSVTSYQQSSALKGLDSLSVTKY
- a CDS encoding ribonucleoside-diphosphate reductase, alpha subunit (PFAM: Ribonucleotide reductase, all-alpha domain; ATP cone domain; Ribonucleotide reductase, barrel domain~TIGRFAM: ribonucleoside-diphosphate reductase, alpha subunit); this translates as MKTKNLSVKKRDGTIETLSIEKIRKAVSWALTDTDYTETSLMSHIESILFDKISTERLQKELVIKAINLVDNDNWYETLGWYLVAGRLQLQNLYKQVSSNRGQNDIGYPLDFLYTYKQGVQKGIYTDYLFEHYSDKEISLAGTWLNPVKDMYYDYSAINKLVNDSYLFSYNGNIYELPQERFLLMSLAWNAREPETDRMKQVLSDYEDLADRKISPATPQYEILKPNASLSSCFTTKVDDSWDGIAHSIWQFGDVTREGGAVGMDFSRIRAKSSWIRKIPNTAKGTIPWAKIFNDTAIAVDQLGRRSGSISIALPIYHYDIVDFLDIQTISGDERRKAKDIFPQIIVTDYFMEVLLSGETWYVFDPYEIETKYSYRLDLLIGNEFREAYKFLVTEAEKGNISIYRKYEVLWLVRIIIERWFSKGLPYIFFKDTANKYNPNIHVAPIHNANLCVESFGPTIESKNFKRTSSGDKSAIEYDTGLSHVCNLMSVNLANADDKEDIYRLTRKVIRLLNSTLDLTSTPTLETERYNKSLRVIGLGQLGLHDYLAKNNISYENSAEHVDELFENIAINSIETSIELVKRYGSYELYEGSQWDNGVILGKSKDEMLNVSKFKSRWSKIYKDLAKYGIANGALSAIAPNTSTAIIQGVTASVLPVYKPIFIEKDGTNIVVKHAKYIREKQWYYKSSRHIPREKIISVLSAIQKWVDTGISSEFIFDLNQEVTAQDYLDLFVKSWKSGLKSIYYVRSVTPGAVESEKKECLSCSG